A part of bacterium genomic DNA contains:
- a CDS encoding BlaI/MecI/CopY family transcriptional regulator, protein MARRAAGTLTEVELEFMQMLWSLKQAAPEDMQNALLEKGRELTGGSVRKMLLILMKKGYVQRIREGKKYVYSAQVPQEQAKRSMLNELMDRAFGGSASILVATLLKSSSVPEDDIVKIERLIAEHKKEKR, encoded by the coding sequence ATGGCTCGACGGGCAGCAGGTACCCTGACCGAGGTGGAGCTCGAGTTCATGCAGATGCTGTGGTCGCTGAAACAGGCCGCACCGGAGGATATGCAGAATGCGCTCCTCGAAAAGGGACGAGAGCTGACAGGGGGATCGGTAAGGAAAATGCTTCTGATCCTCATGAAAAAGGGATATGTGCAGCGGATACGTGAAGGCAAAAAATATGTATACAGTGCACAGGTACCCCAGGAACAGGCAAAAAGGAGCATGCTCAACGAACTCATGGACCGGGCATTCGGCGGTTCAGCCTCGATACTGGTTGCAACGCTTCTGAAAAGCAGTTCCGTCCCCGAAGATGATATTGTAAAAATCGAGCGACTCATCGCCGAACACAAGAAGGAGAAACGCTAA